The Montipora foliosa isolate CH-2021 chromosome 1, ASM3666993v2, whole genome shotgun sequence genome has a window encoding:
- the LOC137977401 gene encoding uncharacterized protein, whose amino-acid sequence MAKTDVKNAFRIIPIRPEDYGLLGMQWRDLYYYDRCMPMGCSSSCLTFETFSTAVEWIAHSKLNISYILHLLDDFLLIAPSMQLCQMQLDLFLSLCSYLGIPMAPEKTFGPVTTLSFAGIELDSVLLEARLPSDKLDKCRSLISEFLQRKKVTLKEVQSLTGLLNFACSVVRPGRAFLRRLIDRTVGIRSPEHRIRLNKEVKQDLKLWLSFLSNFNGRSFFLEEHWLSSTKLNLFTDASGSLGFGAIFGSHWCYGKWPPGWEQKNIAFLEFYPIVLSLHLWGEAMCNQCILFFTDNESLVHVINKQSCKDKSLMVFVRKLVSICLHYNIVFKAKHISGVRNKLADALSRLQVHTFTQLAPAYMDPLPTEVPQYLQPQSWVT is encoded by the coding sequence atggctaaaactgatgTAAAAAATGCCTTTCGCATAATACCAATTCGTCCTGAGGATTATGGCTTATTGGGGATGCAATGGCGGGATTTATATTACTACGATAGGTGCATGCCCATGGGTTGCTCATCCTCATGTCTGACTTTTGAAACTTTCAGTACCGCAGTGGAATGGATTGCCCATAGTAAGCTAAACATCTCATATATTTTACACCTTCTCGatgattttcttttaattgcaCCTTCTATGCAGTTGTGCCAAATGCAGCTTGATTTATTTTTGTCACTCTGTTCCTACCTGGGTATTCCCATGGCACCGGAGAAAACTTTTGGCCCGGTCACCACTCTGTCTTTTGCTGGCATTGAGCTGGATTCTGTACTCCTGGAAGCTCGTCTTCCTAGTGATAAGCTAGACAAATGTAGATCCCTTATTTCTGAATTTTTACAACGCAAAAAAGTCACCCTTAAGGAAGTCCAGTCTCTTACAGGCTTGTTAAATTTCGCTTGTTCTGTAGTAAGACCTGGTCGTGCCTTTCTACGGCGGCTAATCGATCGGACTGTAGGCATTCGCTCTCCTGAACACAGAATCCGGCTCAATAAGGAGGTCAAACAAGACCTTAAATTATGGTTGTCTTTTTTATCCAATTTTAATGGTCGGTCATTTTTCTTAGAAGAACATTGGCTCAGCTCAACTAAACTGAACCTCTTTACAGATGCTTCGGGTTCACTCGGTTTTGGTGCAATTTTTGGGTCTCATTGGTGCTATGGGAAGTGGCCACCAGGTTGGGAACAAAAGAATATCGCTTTCTTGGAATTTTATCCCATTGTTTTGAGTTTGCACCTGTGGGGCGAGGCTATGTGTAATCAGTGTATCCTATTTTTTACGGATAATGAGTCCCTTGTACACGTAATCAACAAGCAGTCGTGTAAGGATAAATCGTTAATGGTGTTTGTTCGGAAACTTGTCTCCATTTGTTTACATTACAATATTGTTTTCAAAGCTAAACATATTTCAGGGGTTCGCAACAAGCTCGCTGATGCTCTGTCTCGCTTGCAGGTGCACACTTTTACACAGTTGGCCCCAGCTTATATGGACCCCCTCCCTACGGAGGTTCCCCAGTATCTGCAGCCTCAGAGTTGGGTAACATAG